DNA from Mycolicibacterium alvei:
CTCGTTCGGCGTGGATTTCGGCAAGCCGGGCTCGCCATGTCTGAAGAGCGTCGGGTGTCAGCCGCGTCCAGTCGGTGACCTCGCCGACGATCCGGAGTGGCTCGGTGCTGCGATAGGACCGGGTGGGATTGCCCGGGAACTTCTTGTCGGTGACGTTGGGATCGTTCTCGAACCTCCCGGTCGGTTCCACGGCATAGACCCGCGGGGCACCGTCGCCCGCGGCGAGTTCGGCTGCGAGGCCTGCGCCGTCGCGCAACGCGGTGAAGTAGATGTGGTTCATCACGATTTCGGGCCGGTAGTTGGAGCGGAAGCCGGCGGTGAGGAGATCACCCACCCGCAGTTCGGCCTTTGTGCCGTGAAAGAACGGCCCGTCATCCAATACCCCGCCCATCTCGACAGGTTACCGACGGTCGTGACGTTCATCGGTGCCGGAAAAGTGGTGAAGCTCCACTTCAACGGGTAGCTCCTGAAGGAGCCGCCGACATACCATTTGCTGGTGGGTTTTCTCGTCCCGCCGGATGCCTACGCGCGCTTCATGGGCAGGTACGCCGAGCCTCTTGCGGAGGTCTTCGCGGCATTTTCCGGGGTGCGCGCCGGCGACCACGTACTCGACGTGGGGTGTGGGCCGGGTGCGCTGACGGCGCATCTGCTTGCGGTCCGAGCCCGGGTCTCAGCGATCGATCCGTCCGCACCGTTCATCGACGCGATCCGCGCGCGATTCCCGGATATCGACGTGCGTCAGGGCGTGGCAGAGGAATTACCTTATGATGCAGCCGATTTCGATGCTGCCCTGGCGCAGTTGGTGGTGCACTTCATGACGGATCCTGTGGTCGGCATAGGGCAGATGGCCCGTGTGACGCGACGTGGGGGTGTCGTCGCCGCATGTGTGTGGGACGGGCCAACCGGTGCCCTGGCGCCATTCTGGGAGGCGGTCCACCTGATCGATCCCGACGCTGAGGATGAAGCGCTACTCTCCGGTGCGCACCAAGGACATCTGACAGAGGTATTGGAAACGGCCGGGCTGCGTGATGTGCAGGAGCATCCGATTGCCGTCGACGTTGTGCATCCCACGTTCGAGGAGTGGTGGGAGCCATATACCTTCGGTGTCGGTCCCGCCGGTGACTATGTCCAGAGCCTCGACGACGCCGGTCGCGCGCATCTCGAATCGGTGGCTCGAGATCATCTGGGCGGTGGCCCCTTCACCATTACCGCTACTGCGTGGGCGGCGCGCGGAACGGTCTGAGCGCCTTCGTATATAGGGCTCGTGGAAAGGAGCTCAATACCTAGGATTACTGCTCAATACTGGCAGTAGTCCTAGGCGTTGAGCACGCCGAGCACATCGCAGCCGAAAGTGGCTCAGTCGATGAGCACGGAGATCTCGTCACCCAACGCGTATCCGGCGGCCAGTGGCAACGCGTCCCCACTCCAGAACGAGCCGGGGTCGAACCAGTTGTAGTGCTTCTCGGTGGTCAGCAGGTCCATCTCCTCGTACGTGATGGCCACGGTCTCCGCGCAGTAGGCGGTCTCCAGTCCGACCTGCCGGGTGCTTGCCTTCTTGCGTTCGGCGGACTCGCGAACCTTCTTGTGCACAAAGGGAATTCCCCGGGTGAAATCGCTGACGATCGGTACCCGTCCGCGCAGCCAGCGTCCGGTCAACCGGGCCGTGGTGGGGAAGGCCGTCCCGTTCATCCGGGCGATCACCTTGAGGAGCTGGTCCTCCTGCTCGCGCGATGCGAACGGGGTGAGCTGACGCAACCAACAACGCTGCCCGTAGCTGTGCGCCCAGCGTTCGACCACCTGGCGGGCGTCGTTGAGTTGCACGCCGCGGTGATTGGTACCGGTCCACATGTCGAGCAGCTTGTCGCCGAGTTCGGCATGCCAGATCAGTGGTGGCAGGTCGTCGATCGCCACCGTCATCCCGACGTGGTTGACGGGGCTGTTGGTCAGGGTCTGGATGGCCCGGTCGGGCCCGGAGCCGCCGCGGAACAGCCAGATGTCGCCGGTGCGGGTGTCCTCCAGCGCCTTGGTCAAAGACACCGTGTTCGCATTCACCTGCGCAGCTTATGCACACTGTGGTCATGCGCAGCATCTGGAAGTGGGTTGGACTGGCCGGTGTCGCCGGAGTCGTCGCGGGTGGCGTCATGGTGGCGCGGGATCAGCGTCGCCGCAACGCCTATACGCCGCAGGACATCCGCGAGCGGCTCCACCAGCGGTTGGCCGAGGCAGAGCAGACAGAACCGACGCCGTAGCCGACGGTGCCGCGGTCGGGGCTCACCGCCCGACGAACTCCACGACGACCTCGGTGAACGCATCGTTGTCGTCGCCGGCCGCGGTGTGCCCCGCATCGGACAACTCGACGAACTCGACGGCGGGCACCTTCTCCAGGAAGTCCTGCACGCCCTCGGGACTGACCACGTCGGAGAGCTTGCCGCGGATCAGCAGGATCGGGATGGTCAGGTTCATCGCGGCCTGCTCGAGCTTGTCCACCCGGGCGAACGGATCGTCCTCGGGCTTGGTGAGGAAGGCTGGGTCCCAGTGCCAGTACCAGCGGCCGTCACGCAGCCGCAGGTTCTTCTTCAGTCCCTCCGGGCTACGCGGCTTGGTTCGGTGGGGCAGGTAGGCCGAGACTGCCTCGGCGGCCTGTTCCAGGGTGTCGAAACCGTCGACGTTGGTGAACATGAAGTCGCGGATACGTGCGCTGCCGCTCTTCTCGAACCGGGGCACCACGTCGACCAGCACCAGCTTGGTGACCAGCTCCGGGCCGGCCTCGTGAGAGGCCAGGATGCTGGTCAGCCCGCCCATGCTGGCCCCGATCAGCACCACCGGGCGGTCGACTTGATAGAGCACGTGCTGCACGTCGGAGCTCAGCGCCTCCACTGAATAGTTCGCGCTGGGGGAGCGGTCGCTGTCGCCGTGGCCACGCGCGTCGAGTGCGATCACGTGCAAGCCGTCGTCGGCCAGGATCTGCCCGGTGTTCTTCCAGGAGTACCGGTTCTGGCCGCCGCCGTGCAGCAGGAGAACTGTTGGTCGATCCGCAGCGGACGCGGCTTCCCGGTTCCATTCGTCGCCGACCAGGTTCAGGTCATCGACGCCCCGGAACGTGACGACGCGTGATTCGCTGTGCTCGGTGTTCCCGGTGCTCACGAACATTCCTCTCGGCAGGCCCCGGGAGATCACGTTACCCAGGGATATTTTCGCCGCATCTGCGACCCGTACCAGCGTGCCGTTCCTAGAATTGTCAGTCGTGTGGATTGAGCAAGGTATCGAGCTGGATGACGGCGCGGGTGACGTCGGCGAGCGCCGCGCGATCATCAGGGCCGCGTTCAAGTGCCTGGCCGAGCCCCACACCGGTGCGGTGCCGATTGCTGCGGTGCTGGCGCGGGCCGGGGTGTCCAGCCGGGCGTTCTATCGGCACTTCGAATCCAAGGACGCATTGTTCCTGGCCATGCAGGAGTGCTCGGGCCGGGTGTTGGGCCTTGGGCTCGACCAGATCGCGGACGACACCGACGGTGCGCCGGCAGATCTGCTGGCGCAGTGGATCCGGGTGTCGTTCGACGCGATACAGGATGCGCGGATTCGCGGGCGGGCGATAGTTCTGGATCTGGAGGAGGTTCGCGCGGCCAGGGGCTACCAGTCCGGGCAAGAGCAGTGGCGTCGCGACCGAGAGCGGTCCTTGGCGGGCCTCCTGCGCCGCGGCCGTGCCGACGGGTCGTTTCCGTTGACCAGGCCGGAGCGGGATGCCGCGGCTATTCGCGCGGTGGTCAGCGATGAGTTGGCCCGTCTGGGGACCGGCGGAGATGACAGAGATTGGGAGTGTGCGCGTGCCGCGTCGGTGGACTTTGCTCTGCGCGCGGTGGGGGCGCGCCGCACATGTGGGGAGCCCGACAACACGTAGGGGCGGGCCCTATCCGGGACTGCCGGTACCGCTGATGACGGTGTGACCGCTGCCACGTACGTTGGACCGCACGCGTACCTTCGCACGCGAAACTGCAGCGCCACCGAGGAGCAGATGTATGGCAGACGACAGCGCCGACGCCGAGCCGACCGAGGCCGAGGAGTCGAGCCCGTCCGCCCCAGAAGCCGAGGCTGTCGAACAACCCGAAGAGGCTGACGAGGTCGCTGACGGCGAGGCCGCCGAGGACGCGTCGGACGTTACCGAGCACACGGCACCCGAGCGGCGCCGGTTCCTGCCCTCGTCGCCTGCGGCGGTGGTCGGTGGGGTGCTCGTCGTCGCGCTCATGGCGCTGACCGGTTGGCTGGGCTACGACTACTACCAGGTCCACCAGGAACAGCAGCGGCGGGACATGTTCATGGAAACCGCGCGCCAAGGTGCCACGAACCTGACAAGCATCGACTGGGAGCACGCCGAAGACGACATCCAGCGGGTACTCGACTCATCGACCGGACGGTTCTATGACGACTTCGAGAAACGTTCGAAGTCGTTTCTCGACGTGGTCAAGCAGATCAAGTCGAAGTCGGTTGGCACGGTTACCGCATCGGGTCTGGAGTCCTACTCCGAGGACACGGCGGACGTGCTCATGTCCGTGACGGTTCGGTCCACGAATGCGGGCGTCCCGGAGCAGGCTCCCCAGGTGTGGCGAATGGTGTTGACGGTGCAGGATATTGATGGCAAAGCGAAGGTTTCCAACGTGGAGTTCATCCAGTGAGCGGCCGGCACACGATGCCGCCGGCGGGGCGTCGTAAGGCCGCAGCCGAGTCTGCGGAGAGCGCCGAGCCGGTAGCCACTGAGCAGATCAGCCTTGAGAAGACAAGCCCGGAGCCGGAAACGGTCGAGACCGAAGCGGTCGAGACCGAAGCGGTCGAGACCGAAGCGGTCGAGACCGAAGACGCCGAAGTCGCGGACGCGCCCGCCGAGGAAGCTGAACCGTCCCGCGAGCGCTCTCGGGTCAGCCTGCCTGTCGTGCTGGCAGTCATCGCGTTGGTGTTGGCGGCGGCCTCCGGCGTGCTGCGATGGCTGACCGTGGTGCAGGACGACAGCGACACGGCCCGCGCCGAATCGATACAGGCGGCCACCGAAATCACGGTCCAGATGCTGTCGTATGAGACTGAAACGGTCGACCAGCAGCTCACTGCGGCCCGCGAGCGGATGACCGGGGAATTCCTCGGTACATACACCGCGATGATGAACGAGGTGGTCCCGGCCGCGCACGCTCAGCGGATCGCAGCAGTCGCCGACGTGCTGAAGGTCGGAACGGTCAACGCGACACCGGACAGCGTCGAGATGGTGCTGTTCGTCAACCAGAGCGTCCAGGTCGGCGACCACATGCCTGAAAAGACCCCGTCGGTGGCAAAGGTCACGATGGTCAAAGAGGGCGACCGCTGGCTGATGGCCAAATACGAGCCGGTCCGGCTGTGACCGAACCGCGCTGGATCGACGTCACCACCCCCGCGGTACAACTGCGGGCGCTGGTGTGGGGGCCCGACGACGGCCCGGTTGCATTGTGTCTACACGGGTTTCCCGACACCGCTTACGGCTGGCGCAAGGTGGCCCCGGTTCTTGCGGAGGCCGGCTGGAAAGTCGTGGCGCCGTTCATGCGCGGCTACGTGCCCTCGTCGAATCCCGCCGACGGCAGCTATCACGTCGGTGCACTGATGGACGATGCGCTGCGCCTGCTGCAGGCGGTCGGGCCGACCGGGCGCGATGTGGTCATCGGCCACGATTGGGGTGCCATGGCGGCCTCGGGTGTGGCCGCGCTGCCCGACGGCCCGTTCAAAAAGGCCGTGATCATGTCGGTACCGCCGTTGGCCTCGTTTCGGCCGCTGGGTCGGGTGCCTGATGCCGGCAAGCTGCTGGCCCAGTTGCCGCGTCAGGCGCTGCGCAGTTGGTACATGATGTACTTTCAATTGCCTTGGCTGCCTGAGCGTTCCGCATCGTGGGTGGTTCCGCGGCTGTGGAAGACGTGGTCGCCGGGATACGACGCGGCCGAGGACCTGCGCCACGTCGACGCCTCGATCGGGGCACCGGACCGGTGGCGCGCCGCGCTGGGCTATTACCGGGCCACGATCCGGATGAGCAAGCCCCCGCCGCAATACGCCGAGCTGCACCAGCACTGGCTGCTACCACCGGTGTTGCCGTCGCTGTATCTGCACGGCACCGACGATGGCTGTGCCGCACCGGATTACATCCGGTGGGTACGCGAGGTACTGCCTGCGGGCAGCGAGGCCCATGTCGTCGAATCCGGCGGTCACTTCCTGCAACTCGATCAGCCGGACGTCACGGCCGCCCGCATCCTGGACTTCGTCGGACGTGCCGGTTAACCGACTCACTGCGGTCGACGCGCAGATGTTCTGGATGTCGTCCAGGATGCCCAACGACACCTTTCTGCTCTACGGATTCGACGGCGTGCCCGCCGACCTGCCGGCGGCACTGGGTGAGTTGGCCGCCCAGGCCCGGACCGCCCCGGACCTGTCGCAACGCATCGACGACACCGCGCGGCTGCACTACCCGGCCTGGGTGCCGTTCCGGGTCGACGAATCCTGTTTCGTGGTACACGATCTCGACGACTCGACGTGGCTGGGTTGTCTGGCCGCCGTGAGCGGGCTGGTGGACGCTCAACTCGATGCGCGGGTATTGCCGTGGCGGCTCCATGTCTTTCCCGGCGTCGAGGGAATCCCCGGTGTCGCCGGGGCAGGCACGGTGGCGGTCCTGCAGATCACCCATGCCCTCGGCGGCGGTGGGCGCACCTGCGGCCCGGCCGCGGTGATGTTCGGTCGACAGGGAGCGGTCGCACCGGTGGTGCCGGTGTACGGCCATCCCGCGATGCTGCCGTGGCGCAGTGTCGAAGCGGCCAGGGCCCACCGGCAGTTGGTGGCCGACACCGAGGCGGGGCGGGTGCCACCGGCCGCGACGCCGCGTCCGCCGCTCCGGACCAACGACCGTCCCTCGGGCGTACGCAGCATGCGGACGGTCGTCCGGGATCGGGCGCAACTGGCGGGTGCCACCGTGACGGTGGGTGCCCTGGCCGGGATATCCGAGGCGCTAGCCGGCCAGCTCCGTGAGCTGGGGACGGATCCTTCCTCCTTGGGTGCGGAGGTGACCATGGCGAAATCTGGTCCGCGCCAGGCTTACAACCATTTCGGCACGGTCGGCGTGGGCCTGCATCCGTCGCTGCCGGTGGCGCAGCGCCGCGACGCGATCGCCGCTGAGCTGGCAGCGCGGCGCGAACGCGCCGCCCATCCGGCGATGCGGGCCTCGGAGCGAGCGTTCGCCGCGACCCCGGCGCCGCTCCTGCGGTGGGGCATCGGTCAGTTCAATCCCGATGCGCGGTCGGCGACCGTCACCGGCAACACCGTGGTGTCCAGTGTGAACTGCGGCGCCGCGGATTTCGGATTCGGCGGCAAGCCGGTGCGGCTGGCGGCGGCGTTCCCCGGACTGTCGCCGATGGTGGGGCTCACCCACTGCGTGACGGGCGTGGGGGACACCATCTCGATCAGCGTGTTCGCCGCGGAGTCGGCGATCGGGGATATCGACGCCTACCTCGACCGGCTGAATGCTGCGCTGGGGTAGAGGCCAGCATCGCGGCGGCTTAACAGATGTCCTACATTCTGTTACATGGCTTCCTCTGCTTACGACACTGCGATCCTGCTCCTGCGGGTGGTGCTCGGCCTGACCATGGCCGCACACGGCTACAACAAGTTCTTCGGTGGGGGGCGGATCCCCGGGACCGCCGGATGGTTCGACAGCATCGGCATGAAGCCGGGCATGTTCCATGCCCGGGTCGCGGCCGGCACCGAGATCGCCGCCGGCCTCGGCCTGGCCCTCGGGCTGCTGACCCCGGTGCCCGCCGCCGGCTTTGTGGCGCTGATGCTGGTGGCGGCCTGGACCGTGCACCGGCACAACGGCTTCTTCATCGTCAAGGAGGGCTGGGAGTACAACCTGATCCTGGCGGTGGCCGCGGTGGCGATCGCCGGTACCGGGGCCGGTCGCTACAGCCTGGATCATCTGCTGTTCTCCAACTGCAGCTTCTATCACCTGCTGCACGGCTGGTGCGGGCTGGCGATCGCGGTCGTTCTCGGCCTGGTCGGTGGCATCGGCCAGCTGGTGATCTTCTTCCGCCCGCCCGTGAAGAAGGCCTAGTGTGCCCGGCGGGCAGATGACCGCTGACTGGGCCGAATGGCTACCCCGGGACTAGAACACGTTCTAGTCTGAGCAGTATGGGTTTTCTCAAACAGGAATCTCCCGAGATCGACTTTGAGCAGTGGAGCAAGGGCACTCGCGCGCAGAAGATCCAGCCGATGGCGCGGCACTGGGCCGAGGTCGGTTTCGGGACCCCGGTGGCACTGCACCTGTTCTACGTCGTCAAGATCCTGGCCTACATCCTCGGTGCCTGGTTGATCGCGCTGACCACCACCGGGTTGGGAGGGCTGAGCGGGTTCTCCGAAGTTTCCTCCTGGTACGCCGAGCCGATCGTCTACCAGAAGGTCGTGTTCTACACGATGCTGTTCGAGGTCATCGGTCTCGGCTGCGGCTTCGGGCCGCTGAACAACCGGTTCTTCCCGCCCATGGGTTCGGTCCTGTACTGGTTGCGACCCAAGACGATTCGGCTACCACCGTGGCCCAACCGGGTGCCGTTGACCAAGGGTGACGACCGCACCGTCGTCGACGTCGCTTTGTACGCGGCGCTACTGGTGGTACTCGTCATCGCCCTGTTCTCGCAGGGCACCGGTCCCATCCCGGCGCTCGGCAGCGAGATCGGCGTGCTGCCGGTGTGGCAGACCGCCACGATCGTCGGTCTGCTGGCCGTGGCCGGTCTGCGCGACAAGGTGATCTTCCTGGCCGCCCGCGGCGAGGTCTACGGCTCGCTGGCGGTCTGCTTCCTCTTCAGCGGCGCCGACATCATCATCGCGGCCAAGCTCATCTGCCTGACCATCTGGATCGGCGCGGCGGCATCCAAGCTCACCAAACACTTCCCGTTCGTCATCTCGACGATGATGAGCAACAACCCGGTGTTCCGGCCACGGTTCATCAAACGCAAGTTCTTCGAGCATTTCCCGGACGACCTTCGACCCGGCCGACCGTCACGCTTCGTGGCACATTTCTCCACCGCCGTCGAAGGTCTGGTTCCGTTGGTGCTGTTCTTCTCCCACGGGGGTTGGGCGACGACGATCGCGGCATTCGTCATGCTGGTGTTCCACTTCGGAATCCTGAGCTCCATCCCGATGGGGGTGCCACTGGAGTGGAACGTCTTCATGATGTTCTCCGTGCTGGCGCTGTTCGTCGGGCATGCCGGGATCGGCCTCGGTGATCTCACCAGCCCGTGGCCGATCGTGTTGTTCGCCGTTGTCGCGGGCATCGTGGTGCTGGGAAACCTGTTCCCTCGCAAGATCTC
Protein-coding regions in this window:
- the arr gene encoding NAD(+)--rifampin ADP-ribosyltransferase, translated to MGGVLDDGPFFHGTKAELRVGDLLTAGFRSNYRPEIVMNHIYFTALRDGAGLAAELAAGDGAPRVYAVEPTGRFENDPNVTDKKFPGNPTRSYRSTEPLRIVGEVTDWTRLTPDALQTWRARLAEIHAERGEIIN
- a CDS encoding class I SAM-dependent methyltransferase is translated as MGFLVPPDAYARFMGRYAEPLAEVFAAFSGVRAGDHVLDVGCGPGALTAHLLAVRARVSAIDPSAPFIDAIRARFPDIDVRQGVAEELPYDAADFDAALAQLVVHFMTDPVVGIGQMARVTRRGGVVAACVWDGPTGALAPFWEAVHLIDPDAEDEALLSGAHQGHLTEVLETAGLRDVQEHPIAVDVVHPTFEEWWEPYTFGVGPAGDYVQSLDDAGRAHLESVARDHLGGGPFTITATAWAARGTV
- a CDS encoding guanylate cyclase, with translation MNANTVSLTKALEDTRTGDIWLFRGGSGPDRAIQTLTNSPVNHVGMTVAIDDLPPLIWHAELGDKLLDMWTGTNHRGVQLNDARQVVERWAHSYGQRCWLRQLTPFASREQEDQLLKVIARMNGTAFPTTARLTGRWLRGRVPIVSDFTRGIPFVHKKVRESAERKKASTRQVGLETAYCAETVAITYEEMDLLTTEKHYNWFDPGSFWSGDALPLAAGYALGDEISVLID
- a CDS encoding alpha/beta fold hydrolase — protein: MSTGNTEHSESRVVTFRGVDDLNLVGDEWNREAASAADRPTVLLLHGGGQNRYSWKNTGQILADDGLHVIALDARGHGDSDRSPSANYSVEALSSDVQHVLYQVDRPVVLIGASMGGLTSILASHEAGPELVTKLVLVDVVPRFEKSGSARIRDFMFTNVDGFDTLEQAAEAVSAYLPHRTKPRSPEGLKKNLRLRDGRWYWHWDPAFLTKPEDDPFARVDKLEQAAMNLTIPILLIRGKLSDVVSPEGVQDFLEKVPAVEFVELSDAGHTAAGDDNDAFTEVVVEFVGR
- a CDS encoding TetR/AcrR family transcriptional regulator; its protein translation is MWIEQGIELDDGAGDVGERRAIIRAAFKCLAEPHTGAVPIAAVLARAGVSSRAFYRHFESKDALFLAMQECSGRVLGLGLDQIADDTDGAPADLLAQWIRVSFDAIQDARIRGRAIVLDLEEVRAARGYQSGQEQWRRDRERSLAGLLRRGRADGSFPLTRPERDAAAIRAVVSDELARLGTGGDDRDWECARAASVDFALRAVGARRTCGEPDNT
- a CDS encoding Mce protein, whose protein sequence is MADDSADAEPTEAEESSPSAPEAEAVEQPEEADEVADGEAAEDASDVTEHTAPERRRFLPSSPAAVVGGVLVVALMALTGWLGYDYYQVHQEQQRRDMFMETARQGATNLTSIDWEHAEDDIQRVLDSSTGRFYDDFEKRSKSFLDVVKQIKSKSVGTVTASGLESYSEDTADVLMSVTVRSTNAGVPEQAPQVWRMVLTVQDIDGKAKVSNVEFIQ
- a CDS encoding alpha/beta fold hydrolase; protein product: MTEPRWIDVTTPAVQLRALVWGPDDGPVALCLHGFPDTAYGWRKVAPVLAEAGWKVVAPFMRGYVPSSNPADGSYHVGALMDDALRLLQAVGPTGRDVVIGHDWGAMAASGVAALPDGPFKKAVIMSVPPLASFRPLGRVPDAGKLLAQLPRQALRSWYMMYFQLPWLPERSASWVVPRLWKTWSPGYDAAEDLRHVDASIGAPDRWRAALGYYRATIRMSKPPPQYAELHQHWLLPPVLPSLYLHGTDDGCAAPDYIRWVREVLPAGSEAHVVESGGHFLQLDQPDVTAARILDFVGRAG
- a CDS encoding WS/DGAT domain-containing protein encodes the protein MPVNRLTAVDAQMFWMSSRMPNDTFLLYGFDGVPADLPAALGELAAQARTAPDLSQRIDDTARLHYPAWVPFRVDESCFVVHDLDDSTWLGCLAAVSGLVDAQLDARVLPWRLHVFPGVEGIPGVAGAGTVAVLQITHALGGGGRTCGPAAVMFGRQGAVAPVVPVYGHPAMLPWRSVEAARAHRQLVADTEAGRVPPAATPRPPLRTNDRPSGVRSMRTVVRDRAQLAGATVTVGALAGISEALAGQLRELGTDPSSLGAEVTMAKSGPRQAYNHFGTVGVGLHPSLPVAQRRDAIAAELAARRERAAHPAMRASERAFAATPAPLLRWGIGQFNPDARSATVTGNTVVSSVNCGAADFGFGGKPVRLAAAFPGLSPMVGLTHCVTGVGDTISISVFAAESAIGDIDAYLDRLNAALG
- a CDS encoding DoxX family protein, which produces MASSAYDTAILLLRVVLGLTMAAHGYNKFFGGGRIPGTAGWFDSIGMKPGMFHARVAAGTEIAAGLGLALGLLTPVPAAGFVALMLVAAWTVHRHNGFFIVKEGWEYNLILAVAAVAIAGTGAGRYSLDHLLFSNCSFYHLLHGWCGLAIAVVLGLVGGIGQLVIFFRPPVKKA
- a CDS encoding DUF3556 domain-containing protein, with product MGFLKQESPEIDFEQWSKGTRAQKIQPMARHWAEVGFGTPVALHLFYVVKILAYILGAWLIALTTTGLGGLSGFSEVSSWYAEPIVYQKVVFYTMLFEVIGLGCGFGPLNNRFFPPMGSVLYWLRPKTIRLPPWPNRVPLTKGDDRTVVDVALYAALLVVLVIALFSQGTGPIPALGSEIGVLPVWQTATIVGLLAVAGLRDKVIFLAARGEVYGSLAVCFLFSGADIIIAAKLICLTIWIGAAASKLTKHFPFVISTMMSNNPVFRPRFIKRKFFEHFPDDLRPGRPSRFVAHFSTAVEGLVPLVLFFSHGGWATTIAAFVMLVFHFGILSSIPMGVPLEWNVFMMFSVLALFVGHAGIGLGDLTSPWPIVLFAVVAGIVVLGNLFPRKISFLPGMRYYAGNWDTSLWCIKPSAAEKIEKNIVAIASMPASQMERYYGSPEVAQMYLYMGYAFRGFNSHGRALFTLAHRAMVGHNEDDYVLTDGERIVSTAIGWNFGDGHMSNEQLVAALQKRCHFEPGEVRIVMLDAQPIQHQTQQYRLVDAATGEFERGYVKVADMVTRQPWDDELPVYDVESVSAPRS